A stretch of Henckelia pumila isolate YLH828 chromosome 4, ASM3356847v2, whole genome shotgun sequence DNA encodes these proteins:
- the LOC140865359 gene encoding uncharacterized protein, whose amino-acid sequence MSICKFVLAVIPLFLVFHACEADQKLSTKDCEGLGFTGLALCSDCHTFAEYTKDQELVSDCLKCCAEDSDDATSKVIYHGATLEVCMRKLVFYPELVGFIEEEKDKFPTVKVQYAYNSPPKLIMLDEDGQLKETIRIDNWKKEHILQFLKEKVKRSSEI is encoded by the exons ATGTCGATTTGCAAATTTGTTCTGGCAGTAATTccattatttttggtttttcatGCCTGCGAGGCAGACCAGAAATTGAGCACTAAAGACTGCGAGGGATTAGGATTCACCGGTCTCGCCCTTTGCTCGGACTGCCACACCTTTGCCGAATACACCAAAGATCAAG AACTGGTATCTGATTGTTTAAAGTGTTGTGCTGAGGATTCGGATGATGCAACAAGCAAG GTTATATATCATGGAGCAACTTTAGAGGTTTGCATGAGGAAGCTCGTTTTTTATCCTGAATTAGTTGGTTTCATCGAGGAGGAGAAGGATAAATTCCCAACTGTCAAAGTTCAATACGCTTATAACTCTCCACCAAAGTTGATCATGCTAGATGAAGACGGACAACTCAAGGAAACCATAAG AATTGATAACTGGAAAAAAGAACACATACTGCAATTTTTGAAGGAAAAGGTGAAGCGATCATCAGAAATCTGA
- the LOC140866393 gene encoding berberine bridge enzyme-like 22, with translation MHCHNLPPLLLLWISISFKVCIANQQDFASCMSTHSSPGYIQDFKYIHDPTSPSYPNLFSSFQQNLRLNFTSSSKPAFIVMPYTETEIQAAVVCGKKHNLQIRVRSGGHDYEGLSFLCRLPYIVVDLTNFRAISVDLEEETAWVQSGATLGELYYSVAKSSNVLGFPAGICPSVGVGGHFSGGGFGTLLRKYGLAADNIIDAYLIDVNARVLDREAMGEDLFWAIRGGGGASFGVIIAWKIKLVRVPPVVTVFTVHKNLDQQGVELVNIWQNVASKLPQDLFIRLILQNSDRGEVEVLFDSLFLGSVEELMPLMEKRFPELGLAPIDCSEMSWIESTLYFQRFKPGRDPLEVLLERNVQAGKSYLKAKSDFAKEPIQDIVWDAVRKRISEVEIGIMIMDPYGGKMDEIPESELPFPHRKGTLYNILYIVQWTADGEAESKRHMNWIRELYDYMEPYVSSSPRTAYLNYRDLDIGFNEPGNVAYSQAAIWGTKYFKGNFKKLAEVKSRVDPRNFFTSEQSIPPLYDQGKNPLLFKM, from the coding sequence ATGCATTGCCACAACCTCCCCCCTCTTCTTCTGCTATGGATTTCCATTTCCTTCAAAGTCTGCATTGCAAATCAACAAGATTTTGCGAGCTGCATGTCCACCCACTCCTCTCCAGGATATATTCAAGATTTCAAATACATCCATGATCCAACCTCTCCATCATACCCCAATCTCTTCAGCTCTTTTCAGCAGAATCTCAGATTGAACTTCACTTCTTCTTCTAAACCCGCATTCATCGTTATGCCTTACACCGAAACCGAGATTCAAGCGGCCGTTGTTTGTGGCAAGAAGCATAATCTACAGATCAGAGTTCGGAGTGGCGGCCATGACTACGAAGGCCTTTCGTTCCTCTGCAGGCTCCCATATATAGTCGTCGATCTCACCAATTTCCGTGCCATCAGCGTCGATTTGGAGGAGGAAACAGCTTGGGTTCAGTCTGGTGCAACACTGGGGGAACTTTACTATAGTGTAGCCAAGAGTAGCAATGTTCTTGGATTCCCTGCTGGAATATGCCCGAGTGTAGGAGTCGGCGGCCACTTCAGCGGAGGAGGGTTCGGTACATTGCTCAGAAAATATGGCCTGGCTGCAGATAACATCATAGATGCTTACTTGATAGATGTAAATGCTAGAGTTCTTGATCGAGAGGCGATGGGCGAAGACTTGTTCTGGGCTATTAGAGGAGGTGGAGGAGCTAGCTTTGGAGTCATAATTGCCTGGAAAATCAAGCTGGTTCGAGTTCCACCAGTTGTTACTGTTTTCACAGTCCACAAGAATCTGGATCAACAAGGCGTAGAACTTGTAAACATATGGCAAAACGTCGCAAGCAAGCTGCCCCAAGATTTATTCATCAGGCTCATACTTCAGAATTCAGACAGAGGTGAAGTAGAAGTCCTGTTTGATTCGCTCTTCTTGGGCTCTGTAGAGGAGCTAATGCCGTTAATGGAGAAGAGATTTCCAGAACTCGGATTGGCTCCAATCGACTGCAGTGAGATGAGCTGGATTGAGTCGACTCTATATTTTCAAAGATTCAAGCCTGGAAGAGATCCATTGGAAGTGTTGCTGGAGAGAAACGTCCAGGCCGGTAAAAGCTACCTCAAGGCAAAATCAGATTTTGCCAAAGAACCAATTCAAGACATCGTGTGGGACGCAGTAAGAAAACGGATTTCGGAAGTAGAAATCGGTATCATGATCATGGATCCTTATGGTGGAAAAATGGATGAAATCCCAGAATCTGAACTCCCATTCCCTCACAGAAAAGGGACTTTGTACAACATACTGTACATTGTGCAGTGGACTGCAGATGGTGAAGCTGAATCCAAAAGACACATGAACTGGATCAGGGAGCTTTACGATTATATGGAACCGTATGTTTCAAGCTCTCCAAGAACTGCTTACTTGAATTACAGGGATCTTGATATCGGTTTCAACGAGCCCGGAAACGTTGCTTACTCACAAGCAGCGATCTGGGGAACCAAGTACTTCAAAGGGAACTTCAAGAAACTGGCGGAAGTGAAGTCAAGAGTGGATCCAAGAAATTTCTTTACAAGTGAACAGAGTATTCCCCCTCTCTACGATCAAGGAAAGAACCCACTGCTTTTTAAAATGTAA
- the LOC140860270 gene encoding probable peroxidase 26 yields the protein MERKGYNFVKVICTVVGVGLSLYVSRVHAAVTLPPEDKPLKRHFYKKIKTCANVEAFVKHQVELWWDRDKSITAKLLKLLYADCMVNGCDGSILLDGPETEKNATKNSRLDGFILIDKIKKVVEARCPGAVSCIDILMLAVRDAVHLAGAPSYPVFLGRRDGLESNAAWVDLPSPCVSWEEGYAYFKSKGLDEQDYATLLGAHTLGKTQCEYIHDRLYDFKKTQKADPTMSRLLLGKLRQLCPSSSSKKKSEEDPTVFLTDKNGDAYAFTNTYYSNVLSYDSVLGVDQQLLFNYNTSQLVLEYAEKFESFRREFTLSISRMGGLGVLTGKQGEIRKNCRLINKNNPDIK from the exons ATGGAGAGGAAAGGATATAACTTTGTGAAGGTAATTTGCACTGTGGTGGGTGTGGGGCTGAGCTTGTACGTCAGCCGCGTACACGCAGCGGTGACGCTACCGCCGGAGGACAAGCCGTTGAAACGCCATTTTTACAAGAAGATCAAGACTTGTGCCAATGTGGAGGCATTTGTGAAGCATCAAGTGGAGTTATGGTGGGATAGAGATAAAAGTATCACTGCCAAGTTGCTCAAGTTACTCTATGCTGATTGCATGGTTAAT GGGTGTGATGGATCCATATTACTAGATGGGCCTGAGACAGAGAAAAATGCAACAAAAAATTCAAGGCTGGATGGATTCATACTGATCGACAAGATCAAGAAAGTGGTGGAAGCCCGGTGTCCTGGTGCTGTCTCCTGTATCGACATTCTTATGCTTGCCGTTCGAGACGCTGTTCATCTG GCAGGTGCACCATCATATCCAGTGTTCTTGGGTAGAAGGGATGGATTAGAATCAAATGCAGCATGGGTGGATCTTCCATCACCCTGTGTCTCATGGGAAGAAGGATACGCATACTTCAAATCAAAGGGTTTGGATGAACAGGATTACGCTACGCTTTTAG GGGCACATACGCTGGGGAAAACACAATGCGAGTACATTCATGATCGCCTATACGACTTTAAAAAGACCCAGAAAGCAGATCCCACCATGAGCAGGTTATTGTTAGGAAAACTTAGACAACTATGcccatcatcatcatcgaagAAGAAGAGTGAGGAGGACCCAACTGTCTTTTTGACAGACAAAAATGGGGATGCATATGCTTTCACCAATACCTACTACTCTAATGTACTGTCATATGATTCAGTTCTTGGAGTTGACCAGCAGCTATTGTTCAATTACAACACATCACAACTAGTTCTCGAGTATGCAGAGAAGTTTGAAAGTTTTCGGAGGGAATTTACTTTGTCAATAAGCAGGATGGGTGGTCTAGGAGTATTGACAGGGAAGCAAGGGGAAATTCGCAAAAACTGTCGCCTCATAAACAAGAATAATCCCGACATTAAGTAG
- the LOC140866422 gene encoding uncharacterized protein isoform X2, with protein sequence MRSIRGQRMVKQLFLYAMLMASNMLLQIEATSFVSGRYLAETGVSDSNEQPYDHDHNTVRADPLDHLKKYRGGYDVSNKHYWSSTAFTGIYGYAIAALWILCGVGYGGFLLARATCCKSNRKLKKRSTCQNMCYLEPLLWAVLLTVLAITGSGLVLGGNAKFHSRAKTIIDIIIDTADDASHTIYNTTGAMKEMTLSLGKVNGTRQATSFLSSTSRKLDAQAADIARQASKHRRDIDKGIKIAYIVTTVAISLSLITVTALLVSGVLKFRRTLHMLIILCWIFTVLCWLFFGIYLFLKNFSGDTCTALESFQKDPYNNSLSSIVPCDELLSAKPVLNDVSAGIYNLVKEVNKNLSTDYGNIVQICNPFSPPPNYEYQPWNCPANSIRIGDISQVLRTLACPDSNGETCNGGIVVPANYFYTVEAYSTSIQKLLDVYPGMESLVECQTVKDAFAKILRQHCHPLKKYVRMVWVSLLFLSVVMVLLILVWIIGAHHDDRNLHSLNGSVKPVA encoded by the exons ATGAGGTCCATTCGGGGCCAAAGAATGGTGAAGCAACTATTTCTTTATGCCATGTTAATGGCTTCAAACATGTTACTACAAATTGAAGCAACTAGTTTTGTGTCAG GACGATATTTAGCAGAAACCGGTGTCTCGGATTCTAATGAACAGCCGTATGATCATGATCATAATACTGTGAGAGCAGATCCATTGGATCATTTGAAGAAATATAGAGGCGGATATGATGTATCAAACAAGCATTATTGGAGT TCTACGGCTTTTACGGGTATATATGGATATGCAATTGCAGCGCTGTGGATCCTGTGCGGTGTCGGATATGGAGGCTTTCTTCTTGCAAGAGCTACTTGCTGTAAGAGCAACAGAAAGCTCAAGAAGAGATCAACTTGTCAGAACATGTGCTATCTGGAGCCTCTACTCTGGGCAGTTTTACTCACAGTCCTTGCAAT AACTGGAAGCGGCCTAGTTCTTGGGGGAAATGCCAAGTTCCATTCGAGAGCGAAGACAATAATAGACATCATCATCGATACAGCCGACGATGCTTCACACACGATATACAATACCACTGGAGCTATGAAAGAAATGACCCTTAGTTTAGGAAAAGTTAATGGAACTCGCCAAGCCACGAGCTTCTTAAGTTCGACATCCAGAAAGCTCGATGCTCAGGCCGCCGATATAGCAAGACAAGCTTCCAAGCATAGACGTGACATCGATAAGGGCATAAAGATAGC GTACATTGTAACAACGGTGGCGATTTCGCTGTCTTTAATTACTGTAACTGCTCTACTAG TCTCAGGTGTCCTAAAATTTCGAAGAACTCTTCACAT GCTAATCATACTATGCTGGATTTTCACTGTCCTGTGCTGGTTGTTCTTCGGGATTTATCTCTTCTTGAAAAA CTTCTCCGGCGACACGTGTACCGCACTCGAAAGCTTCCAGAAAGATCCATACAACAACAGCTTGAGCTCCATTGTACCATGTGATGAACTGCTTTCTGCAAAACCAGTGTTAAACGATGTTAGTGCAGGGATATACAACTTAGTGAAAGAG GTGAACAAGAATCTGTCCACTGATTATGGGAACATTGTTCAGATTTGCAATCCTTTCTCGCCGCCACCAAATTACGAATATCAGCCATGGAACTGCCCGGCTAATTCAATCAGAATAGGAGACATCTCTCAG GTGCTAAGAACGCTGGCTTGTCCTGATTCCAACGGCGAAACATGCAACGGAGGGATCGTAGTACCTGCCAATTACTTCTATACCGTGGAGGCTTACTCCACTTCGATACAAAAGTTACTGGATGTTTACCCCGGCATGGAAAGCCTGGTAGAGTGCCAGACGGTCAAGGACGCTTTCGCGAAAATCCTTCGCCAACACTGTCATCCATTGAAGAAATACGTGCGAATGGTGTGGGTGTCATTGCTGTTTCTATCAGTTGTGATGGTGTTGTTGATTCTGGTATGGATCATCGGAGCACACCACGATGACCGCAACCTCCACTCGTTGAACGGTTCCGTGAAACCGGTTGCATGA
- the LOC140866422 gene encoding uncharacterized protein isoform X1, with translation MRSIRGQRMVKQLFLYAMLMASNMLLQIEATSFVSAGRYLAETGVSDSNEQPYDHDHNTVRADPLDHLKKYRGGYDVSNKHYWSSTAFTGIYGYAIAALWILCGVGYGGFLLARATCCKSNRKLKKRSTCQNMCYLEPLLWAVLLTVLAITGSGLVLGGNAKFHSRAKTIIDIIIDTADDASHTIYNTTGAMKEMTLSLGKVNGTRQATSFLSSTSRKLDAQAADIARQASKHRRDIDKGIKIAYIVTTVAISLSLITVTALLVSGVLKFRRTLHMLIILCWIFTVLCWLFFGIYLFLKNFSGDTCTALESFQKDPYNNSLSSIVPCDELLSAKPVLNDVSAGIYNLVKEVNKNLSTDYGNIVQICNPFSPPPNYEYQPWNCPANSIRIGDISQVLRTLACPDSNGETCNGGIVVPANYFYTVEAYSTSIQKLLDVYPGMESLVECQTVKDAFAKILRQHCHPLKKYVRMVWVSLLFLSVVMVLLILVWIIGAHHDDRNLHSLNGSVKPVA, from the exons ATGAGGTCCATTCGGGGCCAAAGAATGGTGAAGCAACTATTTCTTTATGCCATGTTAATGGCTTCAAACATGTTACTACAAATTGAAGCAACTAGTTTTGTGTCAG caGGACGATATTTAGCAGAAACCGGTGTCTCGGATTCTAATGAACAGCCGTATGATCATGATCATAATACTGTGAGAGCAGATCCATTGGATCATTTGAAGAAATATAGAGGCGGATATGATGTATCAAACAAGCATTATTGGAGT TCTACGGCTTTTACGGGTATATATGGATATGCAATTGCAGCGCTGTGGATCCTGTGCGGTGTCGGATATGGAGGCTTTCTTCTTGCAAGAGCTACTTGCTGTAAGAGCAACAGAAAGCTCAAGAAGAGATCAACTTGTCAGAACATGTGCTATCTGGAGCCTCTACTCTGGGCAGTTTTACTCACAGTCCTTGCAAT AACTGGAAGCGGCCTAGTTCTTGGGGGAAATGCCAAGTTCCATTCGAGAGCGAAGACAATAATAGACATCATCATCGATACAGCCGACGATGCTTCACACACGATATACAATACCACTGGAGCTATGAAAGAAATGACCCTTAGTTTAGGAAAAGTTAATGGAACTCGCCAAGCCACGAGCTTCTTAAGTTCGACATCCAGAAAGCTCGATGCTCAGGCCGCCGATATAGCAAGACAAGCTTCCAAGCATAGACGTGACATCGATAAGGGCATAAAGATAGC GTACATTGTAACAACGGTGGCGATTTCGCTGTCTTTAATTACTGTAACTGCTCTACTAG TCTCAGGTGTCCTAAAATTTCGAAGAACTCTTCACAT GCTAATCATACTATGCTGGATTTTCACTGTCCTGTGCTGGTTGTTCTTCGGGATTTATCTCTTCTTGAAAAA CTTCTCCGGCGACACGTGTACCGCACTCGAAAGCTTCCAGAAAGATCCATACAACAACAGCTTGAGCTCCATTGTACCATGTGATGAACTGCTTTCTGCAAAACCAGTGTTAAACGATGTTAGTGCAGGGATATACAACTTAGTGAAAGAG GTGAACAAGAATCTGTCCACTGATTATGGGAACATTGTTCAGATTTGCAATCCTTTCTCGCCGCCACCAAATTACGAATATCAGCCATGGAACTGCCCGGCTAATTCAATCAGAATAGGAGACATCTCTCAG GTGCTAAGAACGCTGGCTTGTCCTGATTCCAACGGCGAAACATGCAACGGAGGGATCGTAGTACCTGCCAATTACTTCTATACCGTGGAGGCTTACTCCACTTCGATACAAAAGTTACTGGATGTTTACCCCGGCATGGAAAGCCTGGTAGAGTGCCAGACGGTCAAGGACGCTTTCGCGAAAATCCTTCGCCAACACTGTCATCCATTGAAGAAATACGTGCGAATGGTGTGGGTGTCATTGCTGTTTCTATCAGTTGTGATGGTGTTGTTGATTCTGGTATGGATCATCGGAGCACACCACGATGACCGCAACCTCCACTCGTTGAACGGTTCCGTGAAACCGGTTGCATGA